The Candidatus Schekmanbacteria bacterium RIFCSPLOWO2_02_FULL_38_14 genome includes a window with the following:
- a CDS encoding 30S ribosomal protein S6 — MKPYEILYIVRPDIDENTIEEKILTKVNQVVEKHNGEILKTEKWGLRKLAYNIKKHEDGYYILYQIKGNPALVTELERNFKINESILRFMTISLKEKDLKKNIAVVELPKEDEI, encoded by the coding sequence GTGAAACCATATGAGATTCTTTATATAGTTAGACCCGATATTGATGAAAACACAATAGAGGAAAAAATCCTTACAAAAGTTAATCAGGTTGTAGAAAAGCACAACGGAGAAATTCTGAAAACTGAAAAATGGGGATTGAGAAAACTTGCATATAACATAAAAAAACATGAGGATGGTTATTATATCCTTTATCAGATCAAAGGAAATCCTGCTCTGGTAACTGAACTTGAAAGGAATTTCAAGATTAATGAAAGTATTTTAAGATTTATGACCATTAGTCTCAAAGAAAAGGACTTGAAAAAAAATATAGCTGTAGTGGAACTCCCCAAGGAGGATGAGATATGA
- a CDS encoding aminoacyl-tRNA hydrolase, with protein sequence MKSLKLIVGLGNPGTKYKNTKHNIGFKIVESLGKAHRIKINRELALSQVGTGNIKSSDIVLAKPQTYVNNSGKAVKKLLDVFSFSVENLVVVHDDIDLEKGALKIKQRGGDGGHNGLKSIISELQSDNFLRIRLGIGRPDTKEDIADYVLSAFGEEDKEWLQSLADRAIKVVETLLTSGITATLNEFNRRS encoded by the coding sequence ATGAAATCTCTGAAATTAATAGTTGGACTAGGAAATCCCGGAACCAAGTATAAGAACACAAAGCATAACATTGGTTTTAAAATCGTTGAGAGTCTCGGCAAGGCTCACAGAATAAAAATAAACAGGGAATTAGCCTTATCGCAGGTGGGAACCGGGAATATTAAGTCTTCTGATATAGTTTTAGCCAAACCACAGACATATGTTAATAACAGTGGTAAAGCTGTAAAAAAACTTCTTGATGTTTTTTCTTTTTCTGTTGAAAACCTTGTAGTTGTACATGATGACATTGATTTGGAAAAAGGAGCCTTGAAAATAAAACAGCGTGGCGGTGACGGAGGGCATAACGGACTTAAATCAATAATCAGTGAACTTCAAAGCGATAATTTTCTGAGGATAAGATTAGGAATCGGAAGACCTGATACAAAAGAAGATATTGCAGATTATGTTCTTTCTGCATTTGGTGAAGAGGACAAAGAATGGCTCCAGTCTCTTGCAGACAGAGCAATAAAAGTAGTTGAAACTTTATTAACAAGCGGTATAACAGCCACATTGAATGAGTTTAACAGAAGAAGTTAA
- a CDS encoding phosphoribosylpyrophosphate synthetase — protein MENELKIFTGNANRALALEISKYLEIPLGNADITLFSDGEIQVQINENVRGKDIFVLQSVSNPVNQHLMELLIMIDAFKRASAARITAVMPYYCYARQDRKVQPRVPITAKLVADLVEAAGTNRLLTMDLHAGQIQGFFNIPVDHLYAAPVLIDYLNNKNFDNLVVISPDAGGVERARAIAKRIDASLAIIDKRRDVPNVAKVMNIIGDIKGKDVIVVDDIIDTAGTLIQAVEALKKNGAKRVFASCTHAVLSGPAIERINNSSLEEVIVTNTIALDNSKKIKKIVVLSIAQLLSEAIKNIHTESSVSSLFI, from the coding sequence ATGGAAAATGAATTAAAAATATTTACAGGAAATGCAAATAGAGCCTTAGCTCTGGAAATCAGCAAATACCTTGAAATACCTCTTGGAAATGCTGACATAACGCTTTTCAGCGACGGCGAGATTCAGGTGCAGATAAATGAAAATGTGAGAGGGAAGGATATATTTGTTCTTCAATCAGTTTCTAATCCCGTTAACCAGCACTTAATGGAGCTTCTCATAATGATTGATGCTTTTAAGAGAGCCTCAGCAGCCAGAATCACTGCTGTAATGCCCTATTACTGCTATGCAAGACAGGACCGCAAGGTTCAGCCACGTGTTCCGATTACCGCAAAACTTGTGGCTGACTTAGTCGAGGCTGCAGGTACCAACAGGCTCCTGACAATGGACCTTCATGCAGGACAAATACAAGGGTTTTTCAATATTCCGGTTGACCACCTTTATGCTGCACCGGTATTAATTGATTACCTTAATAACAAAAACTTTGATAACCTTGTTGTCATCTCTCCTGATGCAGGAGGAGTTGAAAGGGCAAGAGCAATAGCAAAAAGAATAGACGCTTCTCTTGCAATTATTGATAAAAGAAGAGACGTGCCAAACGTAGCAAAAGTAATGAATATCATAGGAGATATTAAGGGAAAAGATGTAATAGTTGTAGATGATATAATAGATACTGCCGGAACTCTGATTCAGGCAGTAGAGGCATTGAAAAAAAATGGGGCAAAAAGAGTTTTTGCAAGCTGCACTCATGCAGTATTGTCAGGGCCTGCCATAGAAAGGATTAATAATTCTTCCCTTGAGGAAGTAATTGTAACAAATACTATAGCGCTTGATAACAGTAAAAAAATAAAAAAGATAGTAGTTCTTTCAATAGCACAGCTCTTGTCAGAAGCAATAAAAAACATACACACAGAAAGCTCAGTAAGCTCCCTGTTTATCTAG
- a CDS encoding septation protein SpoVG, whose amino-acid sequence MEVTEVRVFPVEEEKLKAYVTIVFDDCFVVRDLKVINGKSGLFVAMPSRKRKDGTFKDLAHPLDNGTRKKIEDKILAEYNKEVLKKEVHSSTTAS is encoded by the coding sequence ATGGAAGTTACTGAAGTACGTGTTTTCCCTGTTGAGGAAGAAAAGTTAAAGGCATATGTGACTATCGTCTTTGACGACTGCTTTGTCGTCAGGGACCTCAAAGTGATTAATGGGAAAAGTGGCCTTTTTGTAGCCATGCCAAGCCGTAAAAGAAAGGATGGTACATTTAAAGACCTTGCGCATCCGCTTGATAACGGAACCAGAAAAAAAATTGAGGATAAAATCCTTGCAGAATATAATAAAGAGGTTTTGAAAAAAGAGGTGCACAGCAGTACTACAGCAAGTTAA
- a CDS encoding 4-(cytidine 5'-diphospho)-2-C-methyl-D-erythritol kinase, translating into MKRFSEKKPAIIKSPAKINLILNVVSKRKDGYHNLETIMVPVSLWDEMEISSTNRKQIKIICDNKELPVDNGNIINKAVKLLWDTTGWEEGVLVKLKKNIPISSGLGGGSSNGASTLIALNKIWKTGFSRTELMRLGLKLGADVPFFIYGKPALAKGIGEKIYPIKIKRDFWLILVNPGFPVSTAWVYKNLNLALTKKTKNNNELLSLLKKGKSPDLWSKYLLNDLENVTLRKFPVLTEIKNAIMENGALNVLMSGSGPSVFGVFASRNKALTAYNALKDREFGSVFLVKNL; encoded by the coding sequence ATGAAAAGGTTTTCTGAAAAAAAACCTGCAATCATAAAATCTCCTGCAAAAATCAACCTGATTCTCAATGTGGTTTCAAAAAGAAAAGATGGCTATCATAATCTTGAAACAATAATGGTTCCTGTCTCTCTGTGGGATGAAATGGAGATTTCCAGCACCAACAGGAAACAGATAAAAATCATCTGTGATAACAAAGAATTACCTGTAGACAATGGAAACATAATCAACAAGGCGGTCAAGCTTCTCTGGGACACAACAGGGTGGGAGGAAGGAGTGCTGGTAAAGCTTAAAAAAAATATACCTATATCTTCCGGCTTGGGAGGAGGAAGCAGCAACGGAGCATCAACTCTTATTGCATTAAATAAAATCTGGAAAACCGGGTTTTCCAGAACAGAATTAATGCGATTGGGCTTAAAACTCGGAGCAGATGTCCCTTTCTTCATTTACGGAAAACCAGCCCTTGCAAAGGGGATTGGAGAAAAAATCTATCCAATTAAAATTAAAAGGGATTTCTGGTTAATTTTGGTAAACCCCGGGTTTCCTGTCTCAACTGCCTGGGTTTACAAGAATTTAAATTTGGCATTGACAAAAAAAACTAAAAATAATAATGAATTACTTTCTTTGTTAAAAAAAGGTAAAAGCCCTGATTTATGGAGCAAATACCTCCTCAATGACCTGGAAAACGTGACCTTGCGGAAATTCCCGGTACTGACAGAGATTAAAAATGCTATTATGGAAAACGGGGCTTTGAATGTTCTGATGTCTGGAAGCGGGCCATCTGTTTTTGGCGTTTTTGCTTCAAGAAATAAAGCCTTGACAGCTTACAATGCTTTAAAGGACAGAGAATTTGGAAGCGTTTTTCTTGTAAAAAATCTTTAA